From Sporosarcina sp. Te-1, the proteins below share one genomic window:
- a CDS encoding MrcB family domain-containing protein encodes MNNQNEEQSNAAQALDAKMKSVISKELPRLIMDKLNLDDSIYGVKGSYGMGNYTDTPWISIYDKSISEGAQKGFYSVFLFKKDMSGFYLSINQGTTYLNEKF; translated from the coding sequence ATTAATAATCAAAACGAAGAACAAAGTAATGCTGCTCAAGCTCTCGATGCAAAAATGAAATCGGTCATTTCAAAAGAACTACCTAGATTAATAATGGATAAATTAAACCTGGATGACTCCATTTATGGAGTAAAGGGCTCTTACGGAATGGGGAACTATACCGACACTCCTTGGATCTCAATTTATGATAAGAGTATCTCTGAAGGTGCCCAGAAGGGCTTTTATTCAGTATTTTTATTTAAGAAAGATATGTCTGGCTTTTATTTGTCAATTAATCAAGGGACAACTTATCTGAACGAAAAGTTTTAA
- a CDS encoding DUF421 domain-containing protein, with amino-acid sequence MEFLYGQENLTSIQWILRAIVSFSVLLLATKLMGRRSIAQLRLLDFTIAMILGNILAHPLSDEQLGLKGSIITTGVLIALYLLSVFISLKWRGFGKWLEPSPFPLIKDGEILYKELGKARITIDHLLSEARKAKITEINQVALAMWEPDGTVSFFLSPQLQALTPEDIHLIKKPFSIPRTIIKEGKIDFVELSQADKDMAWLDNKMTMLNVDTKDILVATLDNEGQFRIYLY; translated from the coding sequence GTGGAATTTCTCTATGGCCAAGAAAATCTTACAAGTATTCAATGGATATTACGAGCAATTGTTTCATTTTCCGTTTTACTTTTGGCAACTAAATTAATGGGACGGCGCTCAATTGCTCAGCTAAGACTTCTTGACTTTACTATAGCTATGATACTTGGAAATATACTTGCACACCCCTTATCAGACGAACAATTAGGTTTAAAAGGTTCGATTATTACGACAGGGGTGCTAATTGCCCTTTATTTGCTAAGTGTCTTCATAAGCTTGAAATGGAGAGGGTTTGGAAAATGGTTAGAACCATCTCCATTTCCTTTAATAAAGGATGGAGAAATTCTTTATAAAGAATTGGGCAAAGCAAGAATCACAATTGATCATTTATTATCAGAAGCTAGAAAAGCAAAAATTACAGAAATTAATCAGGTTGCTCTTGCAATGTGGGAACCTGATGGGACCGTTTCATTTTTCTTATCACCACAACTCCAGGCATTAACTCCGGAAGATATTCACTTAATTAAAAAACCTTTTTCTATTCCTAGAACAATCATTAAGGAAGGGAAAATAGACTTTGTTGAATTGAGTCAGGCAGATAAAGACATGGCATGGTTGGATAACAAAATGACAATGTTGAATGTCGACACAAAGGACATTCTAGTAGCAACTTTGGATAATGAAGGCCAATTTAGAATTTATTTATACTGA
- a CDS encoding XtrA/YqaO family protein produces MNRDISINPNALMLNIGIIDLPKNCVVVISEGIAKVRELPEHGEYKVVTHQGKVKRMRREEGEEF; encoded by the coding sequence GTGAATAGAGACATTTCAATAAATCCTAATGCATTAATGCTAAATATTGGTATAATAGACTTACCAAAGAACTGTGTTGTGGTAATTTCGGAGGGGATAGCAAAGGTGAGAGAATTACCAGAGCACGGTGAGTATAAGGTTGTGACGCATCAGGGGAAGGTGAAACGGATGCGAAGGGAAGAGGGAGAAGAGTTTTGA